In one Geotoga petraea genomic region, the following are encoded:
- a CDS encoding RluA family pseudouridine synthase, with the protein MKKVIVDKTNYYNRLDKFLRNEMKKVKLGSIFKMIRKGKIKVNGHTIKNNNFKLNLGDLVEIDEDFIDKKMERPLKPTMKERPLDYDVLYEDADFFAINKPPKVSMHPGTGEEMVTIIEGAKYNSKDEYEPHLVHRLDKLTSGALLIAKNKVMSRILSKKIKSRETKKYYITLLIGNIDSSGTLKSQVEGKEAVLKYKKIDNFKIDNISLSFVEVELLTGRKHQIRKQFADISHPVAGDNLYGDKEINKMLKRKVGLRRFFLHSFRFYFEMNGKTYDIKAPLYKDLEDVLKRLEDLKDN; encoded by the coding sequence ACTGGACAAATTTTTGAGAAATGAAATGAAAAAAGTCAAGTTAGGATCTATTTTTAAAATGATTAGAAAGGGTAAAATAAAAGTCAATGGACATACAATTAAAAATAATAATTTCAAATTAAATTTAGGTGATTTAGTTGAAATCGACGAAGATTTTATAGATAAAAAAATGGAAAGACCATTAAAGCCAACTATGAAAGAAAGGCCTTTAGATTATGATGTGTTATACGAAGATGCCGATTTTTTTGCTATTAACAAACCACCAAAAGTATCTATGCATCCAGGAACAGGTGAAGAAATGGTAACAATTATAGAAGGAGCTAAATATAATTCAAAAGATGAATATGAACCACATCTTGTTCACAGACTCGATAAACTAACCTCTGGAGCTTTACTTATAGCCAAAAACAAGGTTATGTCAAGAATCTTATCCAAAAAAATAAAGAGCAGAGAAACTAAAAAATACTATATTACTTTACTGATAGGCAATATAGATTCTTCTGGGACTTTAAAAAGTCAAGTTGAAGGGAAAGAAGCTGTTTTAAAATACAAAAAAATAGATAATTTCAAAATCGATAATATATCCCTTTCTTTTGTAGAAGTCGAGCTTTTAACAGGGAGGAAACATCAAATAAGAAAACAATTTGCAGATATATCCCATCCAGTTGCGGGGGATAATTTGTATGGAGATAAAGAAATAAACAAAATGTTGAAAAGAAAAGTGGGATTAAGAAGGTTTTTCTTACATTCCTTTAGATTTTATTTTGAAATGAACGGAAAAACTTATGATATAAAAGCTCCTTTGTATAAAGATTTGGAAGATGTTCTTAAACGATTAGAAGATTTAAAGGATAACTAA